In a genomic window of Gemmatimonadales bacterium:
- a CDS encoding glycogen debranching N-terminal domain-containing protein: MSRVGAPITPNPGNRAVDRLRTVSMQEAVGYPAIECAHEVLDEHALILKHDRLFLLVNSHGDIAPAGVCSLGLFHDDTRILSHYHLAVCGGPPVLLSAEAPSAYGAQIDLAVKDIPFGGNPWDPKNVIHIRRELVLADRLAERLTLTSYLGSPLDYWMEVTFGCDFADIFEVRGWKRAGRGEYFAPQYRGNEVIFSYRGRDGRVVQSVVRFRDPPDRLAGTTARWDLQLRGERQVELEWEVHAEDADRRLAFPVRGVDQCRAGLIQSYDAWTGECSRWATDVDDFDHLLRRATADLRALYVEVDGDAVISAGIPWYSTIFGRDSVITSLQALPLHPGIAVDTLRYLAGRQGQRVDVYTEEQPGKILHELRRGEMARSGEIPHVPYYGSIDATPLWLILLHETWRWTGDAELVRALLPHADAALGWIDRYGDVDGDGFVEYARTSEKGLVNQGWKDSGDGVPFPDGRLPEAPIALVEVQGYVHDAKIRMAELYQSMGQPERAAVLRREAGELRERIRSAFWLEELGTFALALDGRKRPIPTATTNAGHLLWSRVPSSEEAARLAARFMAPDFFSGWGIRTLSALHPVFNPLSYHNGSVWPHDNAILVLGMALHGHARSALPVVSALYQAGVHTDFQRLPELYCGTPRRIGAGPVGYPVSCSPQAWASGSLFMLLQALLGIYAEAPARILHIRDPVLPDFLNEATVTGLAVGGSRVALQFRRHGSRTLANLLGVEGDPLQVRIELS; the protein is encoded by the coding sequence ATGAGCCGGGTTGGCGCGCCGATCACCCCCAATCCCGGGAATCGGGCGGTCGACCGCCTCCGCACGGTTTCGATGCAAGAGGCCGTTGGCTATCCGGCCATCGAGTGCGCCCATGAGGTCCTCGACGAGCACGCGCTCATCCTCAAGCACGACCGGTTGTTCCTGCTGGTGAATTCGCACGGGGACATTGCGCCCGCCGGCGTCTGCTCGCTGGGCCTCTTTCACGACGACACCCGCATCCTCAGCCACTACCACCTCGCCGTGTGCGGCGGTCCCCCGGTCCTGCTCTCGGCCGAGGCCCCGTCCGCCTATGGGGCGCAGATCGACCTCGCGGTCAAGGACATTCCATTCGGGGGCAATCCCTGGGATCCCAAGAACGTGATTCACATCCGGCGCGAGCTGGTGCTCGCCGACCGCCTGGCGGAGCGGCTGACCCTGACCAGCTACCTCGGCTCCCCGCTGGACTATTGGATGGAAGTCACCTTCGGATGCGACTTCGCCGACATCTTCGAGGTGCGGGGCTGGAAGCGGGCCGGCCGGGGGGAGTATTTCGCGCCCCAGTATCGGGGTAACGAAGTCATCTTCTCCTATCGCGGCCGCGACGGCCGGGTGGTGCAGAGCGTAGTTCGGTTCCGCGACCCGCCCGACCGCTTGGCGGGGACCACCGCCCGGTGGGACCTGCAGCTCCGGGGCGAGCGCCAGGTCGAGCTGGAGTGGGAGGTCCACGCGGAGGACGCCGACCGGCGGCTCGCCTTCCCGGTGCGCGGCGTCGACCAATGCCGCGCCGGGTTGATTCAGTCCTACGATGCCTGGACCGGAGAATGCAGCCGGTGGGCTACCGACGTGGACGATTTCGACCATCTGCTCCGCCGCGCCACCGCCGATCTTCGGGCCCTCTATGTCGAGGTGGACGGAGATGCCGTGATCTCCGCGGGCATTCCCTGGTACTCGACCATCTTCGGCCGCGACTCGGTCATCACCTCGCTTCAGGCTTTGCCGCTGCATCCGGGAATCGCGGTCGACACGCTCCGCTATCTGGCCGGCCGCCAGGGGCAGCGGGTGGATGTGTACACCGAGGAGCAGCCCGGGAAAATCCTGCACGAGCTCCGGCGGGGTGAGATGGCCCGGAGCGGCGAGATCCCCCACGTGCCCTACTACGGGAGCATCGACGCGACGCCCCTCTGGCTCATCCTGCTGCACGAGACCTGGCGCTGGACCGGCGACGCCGAGCTGGTGCGTGCCCTGTTGCCCCACGCGGACGCGGCGCTGGGGTGGATCGACCGCTACGGGGATGTCGACGGGGATGGGTTCGTGGAGTACGCCCGCACTTCGGAGAAGGGGCTGGTGAATCAGGGCTGGAAGGACTCTGGAGATGGGGTGCCGTTTCCCGACGGGCGGCTCCCCGAGGCCCCCATCGCGCTGGTCGAGGTCCAGGGCTATGTCCACGACGCGAAGATCCGGATGGCGGAGCTGTACCAGAGTATGGGTCAGCCCGAGCGGGCGGCCGTGCTGCGGCGGGAGGCGGGCGAGCTCCGGGAGCGGATCCGCAGCGCATTCTGGCTGGAGGAGCTCGGCACCTTCGCTCTCGCGCTCGACGGACGGAAGCGTCCTATCCCGACCGCCACGACCAACGCCGGTCATCTGCTGTGGAGCCGGGTGCCCTCGAGCGAGGAGGCGGCGCGGCTCGCCGCGCGATTCATGGCACCCGATTTCTTCTCCGGCTGGGGCATCCGAACGCTGAGTGCGCTGCATCCCGTGTTCAACCCGCTGAGCTACCACAACGGCTCCGTGTGGCCCCACGACAACGCCATCCTGGTGCTGGGGATGGCGCTGCACGGACATGCCCGGTCGGCGCTCCCGGTGGTGAGCGCGCTGTATCAGGCGGGCGTGCATACCGATTTCCAGCGCTTGCCCGAGCTGTACTGCGGAACGCCCCGGCGGATCGGCGCGGGGCCGGTGGGCTATCCGGTGAGTTGCTCTCCCCAGGCCTGGGCCTCCGGCTCACTCTTCATGCTGCTGCAGGCGCTGCTGGGGATCTACGCGGAGGCCCCGGCCAGGATCCTTCACATCAGGGACCCGGTGCTGCCCGATTTTCTG
- a CDS encoding glycosyltransferase family 4 protein, with translation MHIAMLSTPFVPVPPRDYGGTELVVYELVEGLLDRGHEVTLFGTGDSHTRARLRSLYPHGQWPPEPLTDLNHVSWAMQQIADGEYDVVHAHSAAALALARLTTHLPLVYTLHHAQDATLSAYYRHFPEVRFVAISADQRRREPGVAESVVIHHGLDPLRYHWTADPEPYVCFVGRFAREKGLHTAIDAAELAGVAIRVAGDVHPPNQEYFHSEVVPRLRKPHVATLGCIGTAQKVPLLRNARALLAPIDWNEPFGLILIEAMLSGCPVVSFSRGSVPELVEPGITGFIAGSTEEMAELIRPGGAVDQLDRRRVRARALRRFSRERMLLEYEVLYRSLVAKPGRTDRLPITAA, from the coding sequence ATGCATATTGCGATGCTCTCTACTCCCTTCGTGCCCGTGCCGCCGCGGGACTACGGGGGGACCGAGCTGGTGGTGTACGAGCTGGTGGAGGGTCTGCTAGATCGCGGCCACGAGGTCACCCTGTTCGGCACCGGTGACTCGCACACTCGGGCCCGGCTGCGATCGCTCTACCCCCACGGCCAGTGGCCCCCGGAGCCGCTCACCGACCTCAACCACGTGTCCTGGGCGATGCAGCAGATCGCGGACGGTGAGTACGATGTGGTTCATGCCCACTCGGCCGCCGCGCTTGCGCTGGCCCGGCTGACCACGCACCTCCCGCTGGTGTACACGCTGCACCACGCGCAAGACGCTACGCTCTCCGCCTACTACCGACATTTTCCCGAGGTGCGTTTTGTCGCCATCTCCGCCGACCAGCGGCGCCGGGAGCCGGGGGTCGCGGAGAGCGTCGTGATTCACCACGGACTGGATCCCCTCCGCTACCACTGGACCGCCGATCCCGAGCCCTACGTCTGCTTCGTGGGTCGCTTCGCGCGAGAGAAGGGGCTTCACACCGCCATCGATGCCGCAGAGCTCGCCGGGGTGGCGATCCGGGTCGCCGGAGACGTCCACCCACCCAACCAGGAGTATTTCCATAGTGAGGTGGTACCGCGGCTTCGGAAGCCGCACGTGGCCACCCTCGGCTGTATCGGCACCGCGCAGAAAGTGCCGCTGCTGCGGAATGCCCGGGCCCTCCTCGCGCCGATCGATTGGAACGAGCCGTTCGGGCTGATTCTGATCGAGGCGATGCTATCGGGCTGCCCGGTCGTGAGCTTTTCCCGGGGCAGCGTTCCTGAGCTGGTCGAGCCGGGCATCACCGGGTTCATCGCCGGGTCGACCGAGGAAATGGCCGAGCTGATCCGGCCCGGCGGCGCGGTGGACCAGCTGGACCGCCGGCGGGTGCGGGCACGGGCCCTGCGCCGCTTCAGCCGGGAGCGCATGCTCCTGGAGTACGAGGTGCTGTACCGGTCGCTCGTGGCGAAGCCGGGGCGGACCGACCGCCTGCCGATCACGGCGGCATGA
- a CDS encoding glycogen debranching N-terminal domain-containing protein, giving the protein MCSRMDPASRHDARLRAGRETRETRKQRVLTHGTPSLTRTIAHAIVLKDSDLFLVTERDGSVPGAGDHGLGLYYHDTRVLRTYELQVNGQSPVALGSVSSVGYRSSLQLTNPELGARPGPVIPRETLGIEWARVLDGQALVLSDTITIRNWGRVPVELDVGLRFEAGFEDVFQVRGLLGERLGQEDAPEWADGVLRFRYHGRDGLFRSLSVFLPSTLVPDGPNGAAASIRLEPRAEERLKLRLEVQEGPDEATDRMAPQPHDLAGPRPGSPTRPSDAWPGGIARVDSDSLALNQTLTRSFADLQLLRSTIRDHDFIAAGIPWFATLFGRDSLIASLQLLPYNSRTAAETLRLLATLQGTRVDDWRDEAPGKILHELRVGEMARSGEIPHSPYYGTVDATPLFLILLAEYCRWTGDLELFLELEDHVRRALEWIDQYGDHDGDGYVEYRSNSEHGLINQGWKDSGDAIVDQRGAIAEPPIALVEVQAYIYAAKVGIAELYARRGNGDRAEQLRREADTLRSRFNRDFWVESLGYYALALEARKQPLRVVSSNPGHALWCGIADSDKAGRVAQRLMAPDMFSGWGVRTLSASSPAYTPIGYHLGTVWPHDSALVAAGLKRYGYAPQARRILDGIAAAAMDFKHHRLPELFTGFSRGRYGAPIPYPVACHPQAWAAGSLPFLLAQLLGLHPEAFESRLRIVDPWMPGFVDMLELTGLRVGSATADLRFESAKAGGEGPAKVRVLRIEGNLDVRVESSTDVAMERSA; this is encoded by the coding sequence ATGTGTAGTCGCATGGATCCGGCCTCGAGGCATGACGCCCGACTTCGGGCTGGGCGCGAGACTCGAGAGACGCGCAAGCAGCGGGTACTCACCCACGGAACGCCATCGCTCACCCGAACGATCGCCCACGCGATCGTCCTCAAGGACAGCGATCTCTTTCTCGTCACCGAGAGGGACGGGAGTGTGCCGGGCGCCGGAGACCATGGGCTCGGACTCTATTACCACGACACCCGAGTGCTCCGGACGTACGAGCTCCAAGTCAACGGCCAGTCGCCCGTGGCGCTCGGATCCGTCTCCTCCGTCGGCTATCGGAGCTCGCTGCAGCTTACCAATCCGGAGCTTGGAGCGCGGCCCGGACCCGTCATTCCGCGGGAAACCCTCGGCATCGAATGGGCCAGAGTGCTCGATGGCCAGGCGCTGGTCCTGAGTGACACGATCACCATTCGCAACTGGGGCCGGGTACCCGTAGAGCTCGACGTCGGGCTCCGCTTCGAAGCGGGATTCGAGGATGTGTTCCAGGTCCGCGGCCTCCTGGGGGAGCGCCTCGGACAGGAGGATGCGCCAGAGTGGGCGGATGGAGTGCTGCGGTTCCGCTATCACGGCCGGGATGGACTGTTCCGCAGCCTCAGCGTGTTTCTGCCAAGCACACTCGTTCCGGACGGCCCTAACGGGGCCGCCGCTTCGATCCGGCTGGAGCCGCGGGCCGAGGAGCGACTCAAGCTCCGGCTCGAGGTCCAAGAAGGCCCCGACGAAGCGACGGATCGCATGGCCCCCCAACCACACGACCTGGCCGGCCCGCGGCCGGGGTCCCCCACACGCCCATCGGATGCCTGGCCCGGCGGCATAGCTCGAGTCGACAGCGATAGCCTCGCCCTCAACCAGACGCTGACTCGCTCCTTTGCGGATCTGCAACTGCTGAGAAGCACGATTCGGGACCATGACTTCATCGCCGCGGGCATTCCCTGGTTCGCCACGCTCTTCGGACGGGACAGCCTGATCGCCTCACTGCAGCTCCTTCCCTACAACAGCCGGACGGCAGCGGAGACGCTCCGCCTGCTGGCGACACTGCAGGGCACCCGGGTCGATGACTGGCGGGACGAGGCGCCCGGCAAGATCCTCCACGAGCTTCGGGTCGGTGAAATGGCCCGCTCCGGCGAGATCCCCCACAGCCCCTATTACGGCACGGTCGACGCCACACCGCTGTTCCTCATACTGCTGGCCGAGTATTGCCGGTGGACCGGAGACCTGGAGCTGTTCCTGGAGCTGGAGGACCATGTGCGGAGGGCGCTCGAGTGGATCGACCAGTACGGCGACCACGACGGGGACGGTTACGTGGAATACCGGAGCAACTCCGAGCACGGGCTCATCAATCAAGGCTGGAAGGATTCGGGTGACGCGATCGTGGACCAGCGGGGCGCCATCGCGGAGCCGCCCATCGCGCTGGTGGAAGTGCAGGCCTACATCTACGCGGCCAAAGTCGGGATCGCCGAGCTCTACGCCAGGCGGGGTAATGGGGATCGCGCCGAGCAGTTGCGGCGCGAGGCCGACACTCTGCGGTCCCGGTTCAATCGTGATTTCTGGGTCGAGTCGCTCGGCTACTACGCCCTGGCGCTGGAAGCTCGCAAGCAACCTCTGCGGGTGGTCTCCTCCAATCCGGGGCACGCCCTCTGGTGTGGCATCGCTGACTCGGACAAAGCCGGGCGGGTGGCTCAGCGACTGATGGCTCCGGACATGTTCAGCGGATGGGGCGTGCGCACCTTGTCGGCGAGCTCACCGGCTTATACGCCCATCGGGTACCACCTCGGGACGGTCTGGCCGCACGACAGTGCCTTGGTGGCCGCCGGCCTCAAGCGCTACGGATACGCGCCGCAGGCCCGCCGAATCCTCGATGGCATCGCCGCCGCGGCGATGGATTTCAAGCACCATCGTCTGCCCGAGCTCTTTACCGGTTTCTCCCGCGGGCGCTACGGCGCGCCGATCCCCTACCCCGTGGCCTGCCACCCGCAGGCCTGGGCGGCAGGGTCCCTGCCCTTCCTGCTTGCCCAGCTCCTCGGCCTCCACCCAGAGGCGTTCGAGAGCCGGCTGCGCATCGTGGATCCCTGGATGCCCGGGTTCGTCGACATGCTGGAGCTGACCGGTCTCCGGGTGGGGAGCGCGACGGCCGACCTTCGCTTCGAGTCCGCCAAGGCCGGCGGTGAGGGCCCGGCGAAGGTCCGGGTGCTCAGGATCGAGGGCAACCTGGACGTTCGCGTCGAGTCGTCCACCGACGTGGCGATGGAGAGGAGTGCCTGA
- a CDS encoding SDR family oxidoreductase: MLRRERKTVVVTGASAGVGRAIALAFGRRGDRVGLLARGTRRLEQARAEIEELGGEALVLPADVADANAVAKAAAATEERFGPIDVWVNNAMVSVFSPVKQMRPEEYRRVTEVTYLGTVYGTLAALDRMLPRDHGVILQIGSALAYRSIPLQSAYCAAKHAIQGFTESLRSELYHDRSKVRVTMLQLPAVNTPQFDWVKSRLPLKAKPVPPVFQPEVIASAVVWASEHKRSEMYLGFSSAKAIVGNRIIPRLLDHYLARVGYWSQQTDEPETPDRPDNLWQPVEGDFGAHGRFDAIARGRSWHVWLSEHRRGLALAGIAALAAGATRHLRR, translated from the coding sequence ATGCTGCGGCGCGAGCGAAAAACCGTGGTGGTAACCGGGGCGTCGGCCGGCGTGGGTCGGGCAATCGCCCTCGCCTTCGGTCGGCGCGGCGACCGGGTCGGCCTGCTCGCCAGAGGGACTCGCCGGCTGGAGCAGGCGCGCGCCGAGATCGAGGAGCTCGGCGGCGAGGCGCTGGTGCTGCCGGCGGATGTGGCGGACGCGAATGCCGTCGCCAAGGCGGCGGCAGCAACGGAGGAGCGGTTCGGCCCGATCGACGTGTGGGTCAACAACGCGATGGTCTCGGTCTTTTCCCCGGTCAAGCAGATGCGCCCCGAGGAATATCGGCGCGTGACCGAGGTGACCTACCTGGGAACGGTCTACGGCACGCTCGCGGCGCTGGACCGGATGCTGCCACGGGACCACGGCGTGATCCTTCAGATCGGCTCGGCCCTCGCCTACCGCTCGATTCCCCTCCAGTCCGCGTACTGTGCCGCGAAGCACGCGATCCAGGGCTTCACCGAGTCGCTCCGGTCGGAGCTGTACCACGACCGGAGCAAGGTGCGGGTGACGATGCTCCAGCTGCCGGCGGTGAACACGCCCCAGTTCGACTGGGTGAAGAGCCGGCTTCCCCTGAAGGCGAAGCCGGTCCCGCCGGTGTTCCAGCCGGAAGTGATCGCCAGTGCCGTGGTGTGGGCCTCGGAGCACAAGCGATCGGAGATGTACCTGGGATTCTCCTCGGCCAAGGCGATCGTGGGCAACCGGATCATACCGAGGCTGCTGGACCACTATCTCGCGCGGGTCGGCTATTGGAGCCAGCAGACCGACGAACCGGAGACTCCCGATCGGCCCGACAACCTGTGGCAGCCGGTAGAGGGCGACTTCGGCGCGCACGGCCGGTTCGACGCGATCGCGCGCGGCCGGAGCTGGCACGTCTGGCTCTCCGAGCACCGGCGCGGCCTCGCGCTCGCCGGAATTGCGGCCCTCGCGGCAGGTGCGACGCGTCACCTGAGGAGGTGA
- a CDS encoding Xaa-Pro peptidase family protein, whose amino-acid sequence MVPTEVAEASMSDAERIARIKQALGKWQLDALVCAMPSNVLLLTGYWPVVGTSIAVFTREGAVGLALPEDELDLTGASWAEVRETFAPGSLEMLAPLSEVLRHPLARVLRRLGVGRGRIGYEHGPMLEPSSYAGTNRYAAAIPALLVALSPAAVLVDADEVLRSCRAVLTRRELARLRRACRVAGAAFRSGAATIGTGAREREVAAAFRLPLEAYADQEHDAPVRAGGFTWCMAGPDAALAYRSYARSRNRRIGNGETVMVHCNSFVDGLWTDITRTYYPGLMDDRARELFDAVLAARRAALAAIAPGVPAREVDRAARDVLAQHGLGHSFPHGTGHGVGFAAIDHQATPRIHPASEDVLEKGMVFNLEPAVYLEGWGGVRHCDMVAVTSDGAELLTAFQSGLEELAPRLAASRDAKTRQLVR is encoded by the coding sequence ATGGTCCCGACCGAAGTGGCCGAAGCGAGCATGTCTGACGCCGAACGGATCGCCCGAATAAAGCAGGCGCTCGGAAAATGGCAGCTCGACGCGCTGGTGTGCGCAATGCCGTCCAACGTCCTGCTCCTGACAGGCTACTGGCCGGTGGTGGGTACCAGCATCGCCGTGTTCACGCGGGAGGGCGCGGTCGGCCTCGCGCTGCCGGAGGACGAGCTGGATCTCACCGGAGCGTCATGGGCGGAAGTCCGGGAGACGTTCGCACCCGGCTCTCTCGAGATGTTGGCGCCTCTGTCGGAGGTGCTCCGCCACCCGCTCGCGCGCGTCCTGCGCCGACTCGGCGTGGGGCGCGGACGGATCGGCTACGAGCACGGACCGATGCTCGAGCCCAGCTCGTATGCCGGCACCAACCGCTACGCCGCCGCCATCCCGGCGCTGCTGGTAGCGCTGTCCCCCGCGGCGGTGCTGGTCGACGCCGATGAGGTGCTGCGGAGTTGCCGCGCGGTGCTCACCCGCCGTGAGCTGGCTCGGCTCCGGCGGGCCTGCCGGGTGGCGGGCGCCGCGTTCCGGTCCGGCGCCGCCACCATCGGCACGGGCGCTCGCGAGCGGGAGGTGGCCGCGGCGTTTCGGCTGCCGCTCGAAGCGTATGCCGATCAGGAGCACGACGCGCCAGTCCGGGCCGGTGGCTTCACCTGGTGCATGGCAGGGCCGGATGCGGCGCTCGCCTACCGCTCGTACGCCCGGAGCCGCAACCGGCGCATCGGGAATGGCGAGACGGTGATGGTGCATTGCAATTCGTTCGTGGACGGCCTCTGGACCGACATCACCCGCACCTACTATCCCGGTCTGATGGACGACCGCGCCCGGGAGCTGTTCGATGCGGTGCTCGCGGCCCGCCGGGCAGCGCTTGCAGCGATCGCGCCCGGCGTGCCGGCACGCGAGGTCGACCGCGCGGCGCGCGACGTGCTCGCCCAGCACGGGCTGGGTCATTCCTTCCCCCATGGGACGGGACACGGCGTCGGATTCGCGGCGATCGACCATCAGGCGACGCCGCGGATTCATCCGGCGTCGGAGGATGTCCTCGAGAAGGGCATGGTCTTCAACCTGGAGCCCGCGGTGTATCTGGAAGGCTGGGGCGGGGTGCGCCACTGCGATATGGTCGCCGTCACCTCGGATGGTGCCGAGCTGCTCACGGCTTTCCAATCAGGACTGGAGGAGCTCGCGCCGAGACTCGCGGCGTCCCGCGATGCGAAGACACGGCAGCTCGTCCGCTGA
- the dps gene encoding DNA starvation/stationary phase protection protein Dps has protein sequence MARTITPRREPAAESRNASETRFASTKLYRTKNDLPEASRREAVGLLNQRLADAIDLQTQCKQAHWNVKGPSFIALHKLFDEVNEAVEEYVDLLAERVVQLGGIAEGTVGVVAERSTLPDYPLTLSTGAEHVAALSGALAGFGRTARVGIEEMNELEDADSADILTEISRGVDQWLWFVEAHQQAQS, from the coding sequence ATGGCCCGCACCATCACACCCCGGCGGGAGCCGGCGGCCGAGTCGCGCAACGCCTCGGAAACCCGCTTCGCCAGCACCAAGCTCTATCGCACCAAGAACGATCTGCCGGAGGCGAGCCGGCGGGAGGCGGTAGGTCTGCTCAATCAGCGGCTCGCCGATGCCATCGACCTTCAGACGCAGTGCAAGCAGGCTCATTGGAACGTGAAGGGGCCCAGCTTCATCGCGCTGCACAAGCTGTTCGACGAGGTGAACGAGGCGGTCGAGGAGTATGTGGATCTGCTCGCCGAGCGGGTGGTGCAGCTCGGAGGAATCGCCGAGGGCACGGTGGGGGTCGTCGCAGAGCGGTCCACGCTGCCGGATTATCCGCTGACGCTCTCCACTGGCGCGGAGCACGTCGCCGCACTGTCGGGGGCGCTGGCGGGATTCGGCCGCACGGCGCGCGTGGGGATCGAGGAGATGAACGAGCTGGAGGACGCGGACAGCGCTGACATCCTGACCGAGATCTCCCGCGGCGTGGATCAGTGGCTCTGGTTCGTGGAGGCGCACCAGCAGGCTCAGAGCTGA
- a CDS encoding alpha/beta hydrolase, which translates to MMPTASAHDLRSYVTVGQENSTPIDLYYEDHGAGKSVVLIPGFAQNGASWEKQTRALLAAGHRVITYDRRGFGRSSQPATGYDYDTFAEDLHKLITELDLRDAALVGFSMGGGEVARYLGSYGSERVRKAVFISPIVPLVLKTPDNPAGVESKVFEGIAAAVEADRPAFLSGFFKDFYNLDVLGGKLISDQAVQQSWTVAVAASAIATHDCVATWMTDFRKDVPRVDVPVLVIQGDADRIVPFAATGLALSKAIKGARLVTIEGGPHGILWTHGDQVAAELVRFLE; encoded by the coding sequence ATGATGCCCACCGCAAGCGCACACGACCTGCGAAGCTACGTCACCGTCGGTCAGGAGAACTCCACCCCCATAGACCTGTATTACGAGGACCATGGCGCGGGGAAGTCGGTCGTCCTGATTCCGGGCTTTGCCCAGAACGGCGCCTCATGGGAGAAGCAGACCCGGGCCCTCCTGGCCGCCGGCCACCGCGTGATCACCTACGACCGGCGTGGCTTTGGCCGGTCCAGCCAGCCGGCCACGGGCTACGACTACGACACCTTCGCCGAGGACCTGCACAAGCTGATCACCGAGCTCGATTTGCGCGATGCCGCGCTGGTCGGCTTCTCGATGGGCGGCGGCGAGGTGGCTCGCTACCTGGGCAGCTACGGCTCGGAGCGGGTGCGGAAGGCGGTGTTCATCTCGCCCATCGTTCCGCTGGTGCTCAAGACCCCGGATAACCCGGCTGGCGTCGAGTCCAAGGTCTTCGAAGGGATCGCGGCCGCGGTGGAGGCCGATCGCCCGGCGTTTCTTTCCGGCTTCTTCAAGGATTTCTACAACCTCGACGTGTTGGGCGGGAAGCTGATCAGCGACCAGGCGGTCCAGCAGAGCTGGACCGTGGCGGTCGCGGCGTCCGCCATCGCCACCCACGACTGCGTCGCCACCTGGATGACCGACTTCCGCAAGGACGTGCCGCGCGTGGACGTGCCGGTGCTGGTCATCCAGGGAGACGCCGATCGGATCGTGCCGTTCGCCGCCACCGGCCTCGCGCTGTCCAAGGCCATCAAGGGAGCCCGTCTGGTGACCATCGAGGGTGGTCCGCACGGCATTCTCTGGACGCACGGAGACCAAGTGGCCGCCGAGCTGGTCAGATTCCTTGAGTAA